In Panicum virgatum strain AP13 chromosome 4N, P.virgatum_v5, whole genome shotgun sequence, a single window of DNA contains:
- the LOC120669744 gene encoding uncharacterized protein YuxK-like, whose product MLARTVAGRAGPRLAPPLAGLLRRGYAAPTSSAAAADDLVIDEDPPRASSPSAATATATVAATMPTVLQPRVLIYDGVCHLCHRGVKWVIRADKHAKIKFCCVQSKAAEPYLRLVGMDREDVLRRVLFVEGPEAYYEGSTAALKVASYLPLPYSALSSLLIAPTPLRDSIYDYIAKNRYDWFGKDDECIATKDKDILERFIDREEILGGGPSNSFF is encoded by the exons ATGCTCGCTAGAACCGTCGCCGGTCGCGCCGGcccccgcctcgcgccgcccctcgcgggcctcctccgccgcggctacgcggcccccacctcctccgccgcggccgccgacgaCCTCGTCATCGACGAGgacccgccgcgcgcctcctcgccgtccGCCGCTACCGCAACAGCCACCGTGGCGGCCACCATGCCGACCGTCCTGCAGCCGCGCGTGCTCATCTACGACGGCGTTTGCCACCTCTGCCACCGCG GGGTGAAGTGGGTGATCAGGGCGGACAAGCACGCCAAGATCAAGTTCTGCTGCGTGCAGTCCAAGGCCGCGGAGCCGTACCTGAGGCTGGTTGGCATGGACCGAGAGGACGTCCTGCGGCGTGTGCTCTTCGTCGAGGGGCCCGAGGCCTACTACGAGGGCTCTACGG CTGCACTGAAAGTTGCATCATACCTGCCTCTTCCCTACTCAGCCCTGAGCTCCTTGCTGATTGCCCCCACTCCACTGCGTGATTCAATCTATGATTACATCGCAAAGAACCGCTATGACTGGTTTGGCAAAGATGATGAGTGCATTGCTACCAAGGACAAGGACATTCTTGAACGCTTCATCGACAGGGAGGAAATTCTTGGTGGTGGTCCCAGCAATAGCTTCTTTTGA
- the LOC120670121 gene encoding ankyrin repeat domain-containing protein EMB506, chloroplastic-like — protein MLPWAATASPATTPATAAISLASLLRIAILRPPRPLFRPPPLLLLRAGLRAPPRAASSDGNVFWEEPDDGSGSDYEDEVEEENERRRNSSPPSPSPFSRLEAARQQEQELRREIELLLTPEEKAILDQHETPDVTKISSPKWHPLHSYALALQIPLMDKLLDSGVDINLLDKDGFTPLHKAVIGKKEAVISHLLRKGANPHVRDRDGATPLHYAVQAGALQTVKLLIKYKVDVNVADNDGWTPLHLAIQSRNRDIVKVLLVNGADRTRRTKDGRTALDLSLCFGRDFKSYDLAKLVKLIPANRV, from the exons ATGCTCCCATGGGCGGCCACGGCATCACCAGCCACCACTCCGGCCACCGCTGCCATCTCCTTAGCTAGtctcctccgcatcgccattCTCCGCCCTCCACGGCCTCTCTTCCGGCCGCCTCCGCTGCTGCTGTTGCGTGCGGGCCTCagggccccgccgcgcgccgcctcttCCGACGGCAACGTCTTCTGGGAGGAGCCGGACGACGGGTCCGGGAGCGACTATGAGGACGAAGTTGAGGAAGAGAACGAGCGGAGGAGGAACTCAAGTCCTCCGTCCCCCTCGCCGTTCTCCAGGCtcgaggcggcgcggcagcaAGAGCAGGAGCTCCGAAGAG AAATCGAGCTCCTCTTGACGCCAGAAGAGAAGGCTATCTTGGATCAACACGAGACCCCTGATGTCACTAAAATATCATCA CCGAAATGGCATCCGCTTCATAGTTATGCGTTGGCGCTGCAGATACCTCTCATGGACAAGCTCCTTGACAGTGGAGTTGACATCAATTTACTTGATAAA GATGGCTTCACCCCCCTTCACAAGGCAGTCATAGGCAAGAAAGAGGCTGTCATTAGCCATCTCCTAAGAAAAGGGGCAAATCCCCATGTTAGAGATAGG GATGGAGCCACACCATTACATTATGCTGTTCAAGCTGGTGCCCTGCAAACCGTGAAGTTGCTGATTAAGTACAAGGTTGACGTCAATGTCGCTGATAAT GATGGATGGACACCGCTACATTTAGCCATACAGAGTAGAAATAGAGATATAGTAAAGGTCTTGCTTGTCAACGGTGCGGATAGGACAAGAAGAACCAAG GACGGAAGGACTGCATTGGATCTAAGCTTATGTTTTGGAAGGGATTTCAAGTCATATGATCTTGCAAAGCTTGTAAAACTTATTCCAGCAAACAGAGTGTGA
- the LOC120670122 gene encoding tRNA (guanine-N(7)-)-methyltransferase-like has protein sequence MTRTNGASGQQQQASAAGKLPRKRFYRARAHSNPLSDSHFPVPVSPDEVDLSQHYPRYFPADNGGGEVAPPPPPRIRFADVGCGFGGLLVGLSPLFPDTLMIGMELRDKVTEYVKERILALRASNPGQYDNISVVRTNSMKYIPNYFRKAQLTKMFFLFPDPHFKEKNHRRRVISMQLLDEYAYVMEVGGIIYTITDVEELGEWMRSCLEKHPLFEAVPDEEIKADPVVKLLSTATEESQKVARNGGQTFHAIFRRISLQEE, from the exons ATGACGAGGACCAACGGCGCGagcggccagcagcagcaggcgtcggcggcggggaagcTCCCCCGGAAGCGGTTCTACCGCGCCCGGGCGCACAGCAACCCGCTCAGCGACTCGCACTTCCCAGTCCCGGTGTCGCCCGACGAGGTCGACCTCTCGCAGCACTACCCGCGCTACTTCCCGGccgacaacggcggcggcgaggtggcgccgccgccgccgccgaggatccGCTTCGCGGACGTGGGGTGCGGGTTCGGCGGGTTGCTCGTCGGCCTCTCGCCCCTCTTCCCGGACACGCTCATGATCGGGATGGAGCTGAGGGACAAG GTAACAGAGTATGTCAAGGAGAGGATATTAGCTTTAAGAGCATCAAACCCAGGACAATATGACAACATATCTGTTGTGCGCACAAACTCAATGAAATACATCCCTAACTACTTCAGGAAGGCTCAGCTCACCAAGATGTTCTTCCTGTTCCCTGATCCCCACTTCAAGGAGAAGAACCATCGAAGGAGGGTTATTAGCATGCAGTTGCTGGATGAGTATGCTTATGTGATGGAAGTAGGAGGAATCATATATACCATAACTGACGTTGAGGAACTTGGAGAATGGATGCGGTCGTGTCTGGAGAAACACCCATTGTTTGAAGCTGTTCCGGATGAAGAGATAAAAGCTGATCCAGTTGTCAAGTTACTATCTACTGCCACAGAAGAAAGCCAGAAGGTTGCTAGAAATGGAGGGCAAACTTTCCATGCCATCTTCAGGCGGATCTCCTTACAAGAAGAATGA
- the LOC120671589 gene encoding cyclin-D1-1-like isoform X3, with product MMREPAAAMPCCGDDDALLLCGEDAGELLELEQRDGDSGRQACCWADGGGFRELQLVPEEDDFPDVSVTWDAACSPAAGCPGRPRSDVDRPTGWAESVSWILKARSYHGFQPATAYLAVSYMDRFLSSRSLPDYGWAFQLLSVACLSLAAKMEETSVPPLLELQCQQIESTGYIFEPGTVQRMELFVLAELDWRLRSLTPFAFINLFACKADSSGRCTRSLVLRACQITINAIHEAEFLNNCPASMAAAAVLSAVTEIPGMSCVSISPETAASWCPGLTEEGISSCYQLLQQLVPVIKTTRRKILASDLLRSMPSSVSSASPSKRRKINGCFREE from the exons ATGATgcgcgagccggcggcggccatgccgtgctgcggcgacgacgacgcgctCCTCCTGTGCGGCGAGGACGCGGGCGagctgctggagctggagcagcGCGACGGCGACTCGGGGCGACAGGCCTGCTGctgggccgacggcggcggcttccgTGAGCTGCAGCTGGTGCCCGAGGAGGACGACTTCCCGGACGTGTCCGTCACCTGGGATGCGgcgtgctcgccggcggcgggatgcCCCGGCAGGCCGAGGAGCGACGTCGACCGGCCGACCGGCTGGGCGGAGTCCGTGTCCTGGATCCTCAAG GCCCGGTCGTACCACGGCTTCCAGCCGGCGACGGCCTACCTCGCCGTGAGCTACATGGACCGGTTCCTGTCCTCCCGGAGCCTGCCG GATTATGGATGGGCGTTTCAGTTGCTATCTGTGGCCTGCTTGTCTCTGGCTGCCAAGATGGAGGAAACCTCAGTACCTCCCCTCCTGGAGCTTCAG TGTCAGCAGATTGAGAGCACCGGCTACATTTTCGAACCGGGGACGGTTCAAAGGATGGAGCTCTTCGTCCTCGCCGAGCTGGATTGGAGGCTCCGGTCTCTTACACCTTTTGCGTTCATCAATCTTTTTGCTTGCAAGGCAGATTCGTCAGGAAGATGCACAAGAAGTCTGGTCTTGAGAGCATGCCAAATTACTATCAATGCAATCCATG AAGCCGAGTTCCTGAACAACTGCCCTGCATCaatggcagccgccgccgtgtTGAGCGCAGTAACTGAAATACCAGGCATGTCGTGCGTGAGCATCAGCCCGGAGACAGCAGCTTCATGGTGCCCGGGCCTGACTGAG GAAGGGATTAGTAGTTGCTACCAGCTACTGCAGCAACTCGTACCAGTGATCAAGACGACAAGGAGGAAGATACTTGCATCGGATCTGCTGAGGTCAATGCCTTCATCAGTAAGCTCGGCTTCACCAAGCAAAAGACGCAAGATTAATGGCTGCTTCCGAGAGGAGTGA
- the LOC120671589 gene encoding cyclin-D1-1-like isoform X4 has product MMREPAAAMPCCGDDDALLLCGEDAGELLELEQRDGDSGRQACCWADGGGFRELQLVPEEDDFPDVSVTWDAACSPAAGCPGRPRSDVDRPTGWAESVSWILKARSYHGFQPATAYLAVSYMDRFLSSRSLPDYGWAFQLLSVACLSLAAKMEETSVPPLLELQIESTGYIFEPGTVQRMELFVLAELDWRLRSLTPFAFINLFACKADSSGRCTRSLVLRACQITINAIHEAEFLNNCPASMAAAAVLSAVTEIPGMSCVSISPETAASWCPGLTEEGISSCYQLLQQLVPVIKTTRRKILASDLLRSMPSSVSSASPSKRRKINGCFREE; this is encoded by the exons ATGATgcgcgagccggcggcggccatgccgtgctgcggcgacgacgacgcgctCCTCCTGTGCGGCGAGGACGCGGGCGagctgctggagctggagcagcGCGACGGCGACTCGGGGCGACAGGCCTGCTGctgggccgacggcggcggcttccgTGAGCTGCAGCTGGTGCCCGAGGAGGACGACTTCCCGGACGTGTCCGTCACCTGGGATGCGgcgtgctcgccggcggcgggatgcCCCGGCAGGCCGAGGAGCGACGTCGACCGGCCGACCGGCTGGGCGGAGTCCGTGTCCTGGATCCTCAAG GCCCGGTCGTACCACGGCTTCCAGCCGGCGACGGCCTACCTCGCCGTGAGCTACATGGACCGGTTCCTGTCCTCCCGGAGCCTGCCG GATTATGGATGGGCGTTTCAGTTGCTATCTGTGGCCTGCTTGTCTCTGGCTGCCAAGATGGAGGAAACCTCAGTACCTCCCCTCCTGGAGCTTCAG ATTGAGAGCACCGGCTACATTTTCGAACCGGGGACGGTTCAAAGGATGGAGCTCTTCGTCCTCGCCGAGCTGGATTGGAGGCTCCGGTCTCTTACACCTTTTGCGTTCATCAATCTTTTTGCTTGCAAGGCAGATTCGTCAGGAAGATGCACAAGAAGTCTGGTCTTGAGAGCATGCCAAATTACTATCAATGCAATCCATG AAGCCGAGTTCCTGAACAACTGCCCTGCATCaatggcagccgccgccgtgtTGAGCGCAGTAACTGAAATACCAGGCATGTCGTGCGTGAGCATCAGCCCGGAGACAGCAGCTTCATGGTGCCCGGGCCTGACTGAG GAAGGGATTAGTAGTTGCTACCAGCTACTGCAGCAACTCGTACCAGTGATCAAGACGACAAGGAGGAAGATACTTGCATCGGATCTGCTGAGGTCAATGCCTTCATCAGTAAGCTCGGCTTCACCAAGCAAAAGACGCAAGATTAATGGCTGCTTCCGAGAGGAGTGA
- the LOC120671589 gene encoding cyclin-D1-1-like isoform X1, which translates to MMREPAAAMPCCGDDDALLLCGEDAGELLELEQRDGDSGRQACCWADGGGFRELQLVPEEDDFPDVSVTWDAACSPAAGCPGRPRSDVDRPTGWAESVSWILKARSYHGFQPATAYLAVSYMDRFLSSRSLPVSGTHPLKDYGWAFQLLSVACLSLAAKMEETSVPPLLELQCQQIESTGYIFEPGTVQRMELFVLAELDWRLRSLTPFAFINLFACKADSSGRCTRSLVLRACQITINAIHEAEFLNNCPASMAAAAVLSAVTEIPGMSCVSISPETAASWCPGLTEEGISSCYQLLQQLVPVIKTTRRKILASDLLRSMPSSVSSASPSKRRKINGCFREE; encoded by the exons ATGATgcgcgagccggcggcggccatgccgtgctgcggcgacgacgacgcgctCCTCCTGTGCGGCGAGGACGCGGGCGagctgctggagctggagcagcGCGACGGCGACTCGGGGCGACAGGCCTGCTGctgggccgacggcggcggcttccgTGAGCTGCAGCTGGTGCCCGAGGAGGACGACTTCCCGGACGTGTCCGTCACCTGGGATGCGgcgtgctcgccggcggcgggatgcCCCGGCAGGCCGAGGAGCGACGTCGACCGGCCGACCGGCTGGGCGGAGTCCGTGTCCTGGATCCTCAAG GCCCGGTCGTACCACGGCTTCCAGCCGGCGACGGCCTACCTCGCCGTGAGCTACATGGACCGGTTCCTGTCCTCCCGGAGCCTGCCGGTAAGTGGGACCCACCCTCTCAAG GATTATGGATGGGCGTTTCAGTTGCTATCTGTGGCCTGCTTGTCTCTGGCTGCCAAGATGGAGGAAACCTCAGTACCTCCCCTCCTGGAGCTTCAG TGTCAGCAGATTGAGAGCACCGGCTACATTTTCGAACCGGGGACGGTTCAAAGGATGGAGCTCTTCGTCCTCGCCGAGCTGGATTGGAGGCTCCGGTCTCTTACACCTTTTGCGTTCATCAATCTTTTTGCTTGCAAGGCAGATTCGTCAGGAAGATGCACAAGAAGTCTGGTCTTGAGAGCATGCCAAATTACTATCAATGCAATCCATG AAGCCGAGTTCCTGAACAACTGCCCTGCATCaatggcagccgccgccgtgtTGAGCGCAGTAACTGAAATACCAGGCATGTCGTGCGTGAGCATCAGCCCGGAGACAGCAGCTTCATGGTGCCCGGGCCTGACTGAG GAAGGGATTAGTAGTTGCTACCAGCTACTGCAGCAACTCGTACCAGTGATCAAGACGACAAGGAGGAAGATACTTGCATCGGATCTGCTGAGGTCAATGCCTTCATCAGTAAGCTCGGCTTCACCAAGCAAAAGACGCAAGATTAATGGCTGCTTCCGAGAGGAGTGA
- the LOC120671589 gene encoding cyclin-D1-1-like isoform X2, translated as MMREPAAAMPCCGDDDALLLCGEDAGELLELEQRDGDSGRQACCWADGGGFRELQLVPEEDDFPDVSVTWDAACSPAAGCPGRPRSDVDRPTGWAESVSWILKARSYHGFQPATAYLAVSYMDRFLSSRSLPVSGTHPLKDYGWAFQLLSVACLSLAAKMEETSVPPLLELQIESTGYIFEPGTVQRMELFVLAELDWRLRSLTPFAFINLFACKADSSGRCTRSLVLRACQITINAIHEAEFLNNCPASMAAAAVLSAVTEIPGMSCVSISPETAASWCPGLTEEGISSCYQLLQQLVPVIKTTRRKILASDLLRSMPSSVSSASPSKRRKINGCFREE; from the exons ATGATgcgcgagccggcggcggccatgccgtgctgcggcgacgacgacgcgctCCTCCTGTGCGGCGAGGACGCGGGCGagctgctggagctggagcagcGCGACGGCGACTCGGGGCGACAGGCCTGCTGctgggccgacggcggcggcttccgTGAGCTGCAGCTGGTGCCCGAGGAGGACGACTTCCCGGACGTGTCCGTCACCTGGGATGCGgcgtgctcgccggcggcgggatgcCCCGGCAGGCCGAGGAGCGACGTCGACCGGCCGACCGGCTGGGCGGAGTCCGTGTCCTGGATCCTCAAG GCCCGGTCGTACCACGGCTTCCAGCCGGCGACGGCCTACCTCGCCGTGAGCTACATGGACCGGTTCCTGTCCTCCCGGAGCCTGCCGGTAAGTGGGACCCACCCTCTCAAG GATTATGGATGGGCGTTTCAGTTGCTATCTGTGGCCTGCTTGTCTCTGGCTGCCAAGATGGAGGAAACCTCAGTACCTCCCCTCCTGGAGCTTCAG ATTGAGAGCACCGGCTACATTTTCGAACCGGGGACGGTTCAAAGGATGGAGCTCTTCGTCCTCGCCGAGCTGGATTGGAGGCTCCGGTCTCTTACACCTTTTGCGTTCATCAATCTTTTTGCTTGCAAGGCAGATTCGTCAGGAAGATGCACAAGAAGTCTGGTCTTGAGAGCATGCCAAATTACTATCAATGCAATCCATG AAGCCGAGTTCCTGAACAACTGCCCTGCATCaatggcagccgccgccgtgtTGAGCGCAGTAACTGAAATACCAGGCATGTCGTGCGTGAGCATCAGCCCGGAGACAGCAGCTTCATGGTGCCCGGGCCTGACTGAG GAAGGGATTAGTAGTTGCTACCAGCTACTGCAGCAACTCGTACCAGTGATCAAGACGACAAGGAGGAAGATACTTGCATCGGATCTGCTGAGGTCAATGCCTTCATCAGTAAGCTCGGCTTCACCAAGCAAAAGACGCAAGATTAATGGCTGCTTCCGAGAGGAGTGA